One genomic segment of Erythrolamprus reginae isolate rEryReg1 chromosome 2, rEryReg1.hap1, whole genome shotgun sequence includes these proteins:
- the LOC139159581 gene encoding collagen alpha-2(I) chain-like, producing the protein MLRKNRKKLSCFYPEQEAAKLQTGITNTKGVRSSLAGQSNPEGLAGQSIPEGLAGQSNPEGLAGQSNPEGLAGQSNPEGLAGQSNPEGLAGQSNPEGLAGQSIPEGLAGQSNPEGLAGQSNPEGLAGQSNPEGLAGQSNPEGPAGQSIPEGLAGQSNPEGLAGQSNPEGPAGQSNPEGLAGQSNPEGPAGQSIPEGLAGQSNPEGPAGQSNPEGLAGQSNPEGLAGQSNPEGPAGQSIPEGLAGQSNPEGLAGQSNPEGLAGQSNPEGLAGQSNPEGPAGQSIPEGLAGQSNPEGLAGQSNPEGPAGQSNPEGLAGQSNPEGLAGQSNPEVLAGQSNPEGLAGQSIPEGLAGQSNPEGLAGQSNPEGLAGQSNPEGLAGQSNPEGPAGQSIPEGLAGQSNPEGLAGQSNPEGPAGQSNPEGLAGQSNPEGPAGQSIPEGLAGQSNPEGLAGQSNPEGPAGQSNPEGLAGQSNPEGLAGQSNPEGLAGQSNPEGPAGQSIPEGLAGQSNPEGLAGQSNPEGLAGQSNPEGLAGQSNPEGPAGQSIPEGLAGQSNPEGLAGQSNPEGPAGQSNPEGLAGQSNPEGLAGQSNPEGLAGQSNPEGPAGQSIPEGLAGQSNPEGLAGQSNPEGLAGQSNPEGPAGQSNPEGPAGQSIPEGLAGQSNPEGLAGQSNPEGLAGQSNTTNEEEEELTSVLHSGQRKSRSGEIQPDYSRGVVLMQDNAQEVGIFMQDGAHLDARWYIKILMQGGGQEVGYLSQQMDGGVAGNKVFVF; encoded by the exons atgctaagaaaaaacaggaaaaaattaaGCTGTTTTTATCCAGAACAAGAAGCTGCAAAGCTGCAAACAGGCATCACAAACACTAAAGGGGTACGTTcaa GTCTTGCTGGACAATCCAATCCAGAAGGTCTTGCTGGACAATCCATTCCAGAAGGTCTTGCTGGACAATCCAATCCAGAAGGTCTTGCTGGACAATCCAATCCAGAAGGTCTTGCTGGACAATCCAATCCAGAAGGTCTTGCTGGACAATCCAATCCAGAAGGTCTTGCTGGACAATCCAATCCAGAAGGTCTTGCTGGACAATCCATTCCAGAAGGTCTTGCTGGACAATCCAATCCAGAAGGTCTTGCTGGACAATCCAATCCAGAAGGTCTTGCTGGACAATCCAATCCAGAAGGTCTTGCTGGACAATCCAATCCAGAAGGTCCTGCTGGACAATCCATTCCAGAAGGTCTTGCTGGACAATCCAATCCAGAAGGTCTTGCTGGACAATCCAATCCAGAAGGTCCTGCTGGACAATCCAATCCAGAAGGTCTTGCTGGACAATCCAATCCAGAAGGTCCTGCTGGACAATCCATTCCAGAAGGTCTTGCTGGACAATCCAATCCAGAAGGTCCTGCTGGACAATCCAATCCAGAAGGTCTTGCTGGACAATCCAATCCAGAAGGTCTTGCTGGACAATCCAATCCAGAAGGTCCTGCTGGACAATCCATTCCAGAAGGTCTTGCTGGACAATCCAATCCAGAAGGTCTTGCTGGACAATCCAATCCAGAAGGTCTTGCTGGACAATCCAATCCAGAAGGTCTTGCTGGACAATCCAATCCAGAAGGTCCTGCTGGACAATCCATTCCAGAAGGTCTTGCTGGACAATCCAATCCAGAAGGTCTTGCTGGACAATCCAATCCAGAAGGTCCTGCTGGACAATCCAATCCAGAAGGTCTTGCTGGACAATCCAATCCAGAAGGTCTTGCTGGACAATCCAATCCAGAAGTTCTTGCTGGACAATCCAATCCAGAAGGTCTTGCTGGACAATCCATTCCAGAAGGTCTTGCTGGACAATCCAATCCAGAAGGTCTTGCTGGACAATCCAATCCAGAAGGTCTTGCTGGACAATCCAATCCAGAAGGTCTTGCTGGACAATCCAATCCAGAAGGTCCTGCTGGACAATCCATTCCAGAAGGTCTTGCTGGACAATCCAATCCAGAAGGTCTTGCTGGACAATCCAATCCAGAAGGTCCTGCTGGACAATCCAATCCAGAAGGTCTTGCTGGACAATCCAATCCAGAAGGTCCTGCTGGACAATCCATTCCAGAAGGTCTTGCTGGACAATCCAATCCAGAAGGTCTTGCTGGACAATCCAATCCAGAAGGTCCTGCTGGACAATCCAATCCAGAAGGTCTTGCTGGACAATCCAATCCAGAAGGTCTTGCTGGACAATCCAATCCAGAAGGTCTTGCTGGACAATCCAATCCAGAAGGTCCTGCTGGACAATCCATTCCAGAAGGTCTTGCTGGACAATCCAATCCAGAAGGTCTTGCTGGACAATCCAATCCAGAAGGTCTTGCTGGACAATCCAATCCAGAAGGTCTTGCTGGACAATCCAATCCAGAAGGTCCTGCTGGACAATCCATTCCAGAAGGTCTTGCTGGACAATCCAATCCAGAAGGTCTTGCTGGACAATCCAATCCAGAAGGTCCTGCTGGACAATCCAATCCAGAAGGTCTTGCTGGACAATCCAATCCAGAAGGTCTTGCTGGACAATCCAATCCAGAAGGTCTTGCTGGACAATCCAATCCAGAAGGTCCTGCTGGACAATCCATTCCAGAAGGTCTTGCTGGACAATCCAATCCAGAAGGTCTTGCTGGACAATCCAATCCAGAAGGTCTTGCTGGACAATCCAATCCAGAAGGTCCTGCTGGACAATCCAATCCAGAAGGTCCTGCTGGACAATCCATTCCAGAAGGTCTTGCTGGACAATCCAATCCAGAAGGTCTTGCTGGACAATCCAATCCAGAAGGTCTTGCTGGACAATCCAAT ACAAccaatgaagaggaggaggaactgaCTTCTGTACTTCATTCCGGACAGAGAAAAAGTAGGAGTGGAGAAATTCAGCCAGACTACTCAAGAGGTGTAGTCTTGATGCAAGATAATGCACAGGAAGTTGGCATCTTTATGCAAGATGGTGCACATCTTGATGCAAGATGGTACATCAAGATTTTGATGCAAGGCGGTGGACAGGAGGTTGGCTATTTATCACAGCAGATGGATGGAGGTGTTGCTGGGAACAAAGTGTTTGTTTTCTAG